The Arachidicoccus terrestris genome includes the window GGGAATGGACACATTTATATCATGAAGGTGCCTGGTGGGGCGCGAATCCATTTGCGAACTCTAATGGAACCCAGTCTACACAGAACTTCACCAATTTCTTCTTCACGATTACCGGATTCCATGGTTTTCATGTATTCTCCGGGGTATGTATTAACATCATTATGCTGATCATGACCCTGTGCAATAAGTTTGAACAGCGTGGACACTACCTGATGATCGAGAAGGCCGGCCTGTACTGGCACTTTGTAGATCTGGTCTGGGTGTTTGTATTTACCTGTTTTTATCTGGTTTAATTCAATTGATTAATTTGCTACAAATTCATTATACATGTCAAATTTAGAACAATTAGAGAGCGGCGGACACACACATGCACATGCGTTTGATTCCAAGAAAGTGAAAAGAGAGATCTGGAGGATTACCTTATATCTTTCTATACTGACTGTTGTTGAGCTTTTGCTTGGGTTTTTAATGATGCCCTGGCCGGAAGAAAGCCTCAAAAGACATTTGGTAAAAGGTGTCGTAATGGCATTGATGTTGTGGAAAGCTTTTTATATCATTGGCTATTTTATGCACTTGCGTCATGAAGTTCGTAACATGATTATGGTGATCGCTATTCCGTCTTTATTATTTATCTGGTTTATCGGCGCCTTCCTGGGAGATGGTCAGTCTTATAAGGATTTAAGAGCCAGAATGGATCCATATCACGTGGAACGTGCCCAGTTGCCCATGGAATTTCCGGAAGAAGGCCATCATGAAGGTCATGAGACCCCTGCGGTGCATCATATGGAAGCCCCTGCCGCTACAGCAGATTCTGCTAAGGGTACGCATTAAGTAGGACTTCTTCATCAAGACAATATTCGTAAAAACCATCTGTTACGCATAGCAGATGGTTTTTA containing:
- a CDS encoding cytochrome C oxidase subunit IV family protein; translation: MSNLEQLESGGHTHAHAFDSKKVKREIWRITLYLSILTVVELLLGFLMMPWPEESLKRHLVKGVVMALMLWKAFYIIGYFMHLRHEVRNMIMVIAIPSLLFIWFIGAFLGDGQSYKDLRARMDPYHVERAQLPMEFPEEGHHEGHETPAVHHMEAPAATADSAKGTH